CGATTCTCCCTCATCACGGACCTGCTTTGGGTCGGATCCGGTTCAGCTCGGATCCGAATCGATTTGGATATATCCTGTCTGTGTCGAACGGGACATTTCACGGATCCAATTCGGTTCAGATCTTCCTTTATCAGCATCCAAGAATCCCTCtagtggctgtctgtctgtctgtctgtctgtctgcctgtctgtctgcctgtctgtctgcctgcctgcctgcctgtctgcctgtctgtctgcctgcctgtctgtctgtctgcctgtctgtctgtctgtctgcctgtctgtctgtctgcctgtgtgtctgtctgcctgtgtgtctgcctgtgtgtctgcctgcctgcgtgtctgcctgtctgtctgcctgtctgtctgcctgtctgtctgtctgtctgtctgcctgcgtgtctgtctgtctgtctgtctgcctgtgtgtctgtctgcctgtgtgtctgtctgcctgtgtgtctgtctgcctgtgtgtctgcctgtgtgtctgtctgcctgtgtgtctgtctgcctgtgtgtctgtctgcctgcgtgtctgcgtgtgtgtctgcctgcctgtgtgtctgcctgtgtgtctgtctgcctgtgtgtctgtctgcctgtgtgtctgtctgcctgcgtgtctgcctgcctgcctgcctgcctgcctgcctgtctgcctgcgtgtctgtctgtctgtctgtctgtctgcctgtgtgtctgtctgtctgtctgcctgcctgcgtgtctgtctgtctgtctgcctgtctgtctgcctgtgtgtctgtctgcctgtgtgtctgtctgtctgcctgtgtgtctgtctgtctgcctgcgtgtctgcctgcctgcgtgtctgcctgcctgcgtgtctgcctgcctgcgtgtctgcctgcctgtctgcctgcctgcctgcgtgtctgcctgcctgcgtgtctgcctgcctgtctgtctgcctgcctgcctgcgtgtctgtctgcctgcgtgtctgtctgtctgtctgcctgcctgcctgcctgtctgtctgtctgcctgcctgcctgtctgcctgtctgtctgtctgcctgtctgcctgcctgtctgcctgcctgtctgtctgcctgcctgtctgcctgtctgcctgtctgcctgcctgtctgcctgtgtgtgtattaTCTCTCCTACCTGTGTTGAAAGGCTCCGTTTTGATCCGTGGTGATGGTTGTGGATGTAGTATCTGCTTGATCCCTTTCTGTGCCGGGTGCATGGTGCTCTGTTGCTGGGGGAACGACATCCCCTGACCCGCCTGCTGCATGTGTGCGTGAGGGtgtgagtgagggtgtgtgtgagcgtgtgagtgagGGTGTGAGTGAGGGTGTGAGTGAGAATGTGTTGCGAGCCTCTGCTGTTGCTGGGTTGGAGCGGCCGCTGCCTGTGACTGAGTCTGCATGGCCTGCATGAGCTGAGAATGgacccccccaggagactgtgtGTGGGCCAGGGGCCGAGACTGGACCCGCCCAGGAGACTGTGTGTGGGCCGGGGGCCGAGACTGgacccccccaggagactgtgtGTGGGCCGGGGCCCGGGACTGgacccccccaggagactgtgtGTGGGCCGGGGGCCGAGACTGGACCCCCAAGAGACTGTGTGTGGGCCTGGGGCCGAGACTGgacccccccaggagactgtgtGTGGGCCAGGGGCCGGGACTGgacccccccaggagactgtgtGTGGGCCGGGGGCCGAGACTGGACCCCCCAGGAGACTGTGTGTGGGCCGGGGCCCGGGACATGAGCTGAGACTGGACCCCCCAGGAGACTGTGTGTGGGCCGGGGGCCGGGACATGAGCGGGAGACTGGACCTGCACAGGagactgtgtgtgggggtgtatgtGTGCCGGGGGCCGAGACTGGACCTGCACAGGagactgtgtgtgggggtgtatgtGTGCCGGGGGCCGAGACTGGACCCCCAGGagactgtgtgtgggggtgtatgtGTGCCGGGGGCCGAGACTGGACCTGCACAGGagactgtgtgtgggggtgtatgtGGGCCGGGGGCCGAGACGACTGCAGGTACATGTGCAACTGGCTGAgcgggaggggaggggtttcagaGTTTGTGGGCACGGCCTCCTCGTCGTCCTCAAATAGGGCTTGAGGGGTTGGGCCGAGACCCCCAGGATTccgtggggggtggggggagaggggacaCAAGGGCGAGGGAAGGACGGTTGGGGAAtgtggagggagggctgggggggaggaggagtggagggggtggagagggaggaggggggaggctgAGGGGTTTGGGGGCCGCTCGGTTGCTGGGGCGGGACGGCTGCTGGGGAGAGCAttgtggagtgctacagagaggagggagggggagagagaggagcgaggagagagagaagggagcgagggaggagggaggagagagagaggagaggagggaggagataaagagaggaacagagggaggcgagagagacaggagcggagggaggagagagagagaggagcggagggaggcgagagagagaggagcggagggaggcgagagagagaggagcggagggaggcgagagagagaggagcggagggagagagagagagagaggagcggagggaggcgagagagaggagcggagggaggaggcgagagagagaggagcgggagggaggagagagagagagagagcggagggaggagagagagagaggagcggagggaggagagagagagaggagcggagggaggagagagagagaggagcggagggaggagagagagagaggagcggagggaggagagagagagagagagcggagggaggagagagagagaggagcggagggaggagagagagagaggagaggagagagagagagaggagcggagggagagagagagggagcggaggagagagagagagaggcgaggggaggagagagagagaggagagagggagagagagagaggagggagagagagagaggaggaggagagagaagggaggagagagagagagagagaggaggaggagagagagagagggagagagagagaagggagggagggaggagagaagggagggagggaggagagagaaaaagatgagAATGGGGGGAGAGGGACAAAAAGACAAAAAGTACAGAAATAAATTATATTTCTAAAAATCTAAATGTTTCATTAAAACCAAATCCCCTCGACACAATGAAGTGTAGAAATGTGTTTATCCACATACCTGGGGAGAGCATGACGGAGGGCATGACGGCCTGCTGGTTGAGGAAGGGCTGTGTGctctcagaggtgtgtgtgttggtagcgTTGAGGTGGGGGGTCCGGCGGCAGGGGCCCCCAGTTCATTACGGAGGGGCTCCCCACCTGCTGGCTCAGATGGGGGCCAGGAAGTGAGCTAGGGGGTCAAAGGTCAAAGAGGAGTCCAGAGAGGTCACGGGGAcagtggggatggagggaggaggaggagggggcgaaGGGGTGTTGATGCAGATGCTGGGGGGGTTTGGACTGAACTAGGGGGgtctggggggaggaggaggggtccaGAGGGGCAGTGATGCTGACCCCGCCTCTGCTGGACTGGTGGGGTCTCTTACAGTATATATTGCTAGAGGAGGACTTTTGCTGCTGGGGGGccagccctgagagagagaaggagagagagaaggagagagagggagagatagcaggagagagagagggaaggagagggagagagagcaagagagagagagagagagagagggagcaggagagagagggaaggagagcgagcaggagagagagggaaggagagagagcaggagagagagcaggagagagagcaggagagagagggaaggagagagagcaggagagagagggaaggagagagagcaggagagagagggaaggagagagagcaggagagagagggaaggagagggagcaggagagagagggaaggagagggagcaggagagagagggaaggagagggagcaggagagagagggaaggagagggagcaggagagagagggaaggagagggagcaggagagagagggaaggcgagggagcaggagagagagggaaggagagggagcaggagagaga
This Oncorhynchus masou masou isolate Uvic2021 unplaced genomic scaffold, UVic_Omas_1.1 unplaced_scaffold_2796, whole genome shotgun sequence DNA region includes the following protein-coding sequences:
- the LOC135533915 gene encoding bromodomain-containing protein 4-like, with protein sequence MLSPAAVPPQQPSGPQTPQPPPSSLSTPSTPPPPQPSLHIPQPSFPRPCVPSPPTPHGILGVSAQPLKPYLRTTRRPCPQTLKPLPSRSASCTCTCSRLGPRPTYTPTHSLLCRSSLGPRHTYTPTHSLLGVQSRPPAHIHPHTQSPVQVQSRPPAHIHPHTQSPVQVQSPAHVPAPGPHTVSWGVQSQLMSRAPAHTQSPGGSSLGPRPTHSLLGGSSPGPWPTHSLLGGSSLGPRPTHSLLGVQSRPPAHTQSPGGVQSRAPAHTQSPGGVQSRPPAHTQSPGRVQSRPLAHTQSPGGVHSQLMQAMQTQSQAAAAPTQQQQRLATHSHSHPHSHPHSHAHTHPHSHPHAHMQQAGQGMSFPQQQSTMHPAQKGIKQILHPQPSPRIKTEPFNTGPLRESPSPLMIHSPQMPQFPPMRQSPSQPKKPNQRVKEEKPLPPAVLPAAPFSPTQRHHKPQDNKHTHRSDVKLLDSSRPGLRLPDSPAPPPSHQDSKLKQEAKTPITAKKTQEVKLKNMGSWASLAQRSQSTPTSAVRSSSDSFANSSIVPPERRREKQLKAQARAGQEEQEKLRSNFRLQAPTPPGAVSPQAPPTNRPHPHPRPQHRWTMRELRDACSAPPVSLSTHDCVAKLGVNSIIRFADDTTVVGLITNDDEEVRALGVCGQEKYLSLNINKTKELIVDFRRQQREPLSTSTGPQWRR